The following DNA comes from Bradyrhizobium sp. SK17.
ATCAGCGATATCGTCCCCGGCGCGTAGTACAGCTTCATGCCACCATCTTTCCTGGTCTCCGGCGCCGACGCATGAGGGGAGCTGCCCATCGGCAGGGAGAATGGGCGAAGTTTCGGCCGGGACGCAATCGCGAAAAATTCGCGTTGCCTTGCCCTCGGTTCCCGGTTCGCGTTTTGCTCGAACCTATTGCCCTACGCAGCGGCCTTTTGTTTAATGCGCGCACGCGCGCGAGATACCGACAACAACTTGCGGGTGCGACGCAACGCCGTCGGTGCCGTGGGAGGCAAGATGATCGACCCGATCCTCGAGATGCGCCGGGTCTCCAAGTCCTTCTTCAGCATCAAGGCACTCCGCGGCGTCGACCTCACGGTCTATCCCGGAGAAATCCACGCTTTGATGGGCGAGAACGGCGCCGGCAAATCGACGCTGATGAAGATCCTGTCGGGCGCCTACCGGCCAGATCCGGGCGGCGAGATCCGGATCGAGGGCAAGCCTGTGCATTTCAACGGCCCGCATGCCGGCCGCGCGGCAGGCATCTCGATCATCTATCAGGAACTGTCGCTCGCCCCCAATCTCAGCGTCGCACAGAACATCTATCTCGGCCGCGAGGTCTCGCGCTTCGGCGTGCTGGCCCGCGACGCGATGGAGACCGCCGTCGGTCCGATCCTCGAACGGCTCGGCGCGGATTTCACGCCGTCGACGCTGGTCGCCGGCTTGTCGATGGGCCAGCGCCAGCTGGTCGAGATCGCCCGCGCGCTGCACGCCCGTTCGAAGATCCTGATCATGGACGAGCCGACCACCGCATTGTCGGCGGGCGAGAGCGAGCGGCTGTTCGGACTGATCAGCCGGCTCCGTGCCAACGGCCTTGCCATCATCTACATCTCGCATCGCATGGACGAGGTCTACGCGCTCGGCGACCGCGTCACGGTGCTGCGTGACGGCACGCTGGTCGGCTCGCTCGACAAGCCCGAGATCCGCGCCGACACCATCGTCCGCCTGATGGTCGGGCGCGATGTCTCATCCTTCTACAAGAAGGAGCACGATCCAAAAACTGATGCGGATGCGCCGCGTGGCGCTCCCGTACTTGCGGCCGTCGACCTCGCCGACGGACCACGCGTCAAGGGTTGCTCGCTGACCGTGCATGCCGGCGAGGTGGTTGGTCTCGCCGGGCTGGTCGGCGCCGGCCGCACCGAGCTTGCCCATCTGATCATCGGCGCCGCGCCCAAGACTTTGGGCCATGTTGAAATTGACGGACACAAGGTCGACATTGGCACACCCGGCGAGGCGCTCGCGTCGGGCATTGCCTACCTCACCGAGGACAGGAAGGCGCTCGGCCTGTTCCTCGACATGTCGTGCCTCGACAACATCAATCTCGCCGTGCTGGGTCGCGACGCGAAGCGCGGCGGAATCCTCGACCGCGACAAGGCACGCGATCGCGCCAACAAGGCATTCGCTGCCTTGGGCATCCGTGCTTCGGATATCCGCGTGCCGGCCGGTCGCCTGTCCGGCGGCAACCAGCAGAAGGTGCTGCTGTCGCGGCTGCTTGCGACCACGCCCAAGATCCTGATCCTCGACGAGCCGACCCGCGGCGTCGACGTCGGCGCCAAGTCCGAGATCTATTCGATCATCGACAATCTCGCCAAGTCGGGCACGGCAGTGCTGGTGATCTCCTCCGACCTGCCCGAGATCATCGGCATCTGCGACCGCGTCATCGTGATGCGCACCGGGCTGATCGCCGGCGAGATCAGGCGGACGGCGATCACGCCGCTCGACCAGGAGCAGATCATGGCGCTCGCAACCGGAATGGAGCAGGTCGATGCCTGATGACGGTGCTTCCGCGAAGGCCGCAGCGTCCGGCGTCGTCGCCGCGCAGGAAACGAGGCGTCAGCGGACGGCGCTGCTGATCCGCTCGGCCGGCATGCTGCCGGTGCTGGTGCTGCTGTGCCTCGGCTTCCATCTGCTGTCGGACGGCCGCTTCTTCACCGCGCAGAATCTCGGCATCGTCGTGCAGCAGGCCGCCGTCAACACCGTGCTGGCGGCCGGCATGACCTTTGTCATCCTCACCGGAGGTATCGATCTCTCGGTCGGCTCGATTCTGGCGGCCTCGGCAATGGCCGGGCTGATCATCTCCAAACTTCCCGATCTCGGCGCGTTGTGGTTGCCGGCCGCGGTGCTCAC
Coding sequences within:
- a CDS encoding sugar ABC transporter ATP-binding protein, whose translation is MIDPILEMRRVSKSFFSIKALRGVDLTVYPGEIHALMGENGAGKSTLMKILSGAYRPDPGGEIRIEGKPVHFNGPHAGRAAGISIIYQELSLAPNLSVAQNIYLGREVSRFGVLARDAMETAVGPILERLGADFTPSTLVAGLSMGQRQLVEIARALHARSKILIMDEPTTALSAGESERLFGLISRLRANGLAIIYISHRMDEVYALGDRVTVLRDGTLVGSLDKPEIRADTIVRLMVGRDVSSFYKKEHDPKTDADAPRGAPVLAAVDLADGPRVKGCSLTVHAGEVVGLAGLVGAGRTELAHLIIGAAPKTLGHVEIDGHKVDIGTPGEALASGIAYLTEDRKALGLFLDMSCLDNINLAVLGRDAKRGGILDRDKARDRANKAFAALGIRASDIRVPAGRLSGGNQQKVLLSRLLATTPKILILDEPTRGVDVGAKSEIYSIIDNLAKSGTAVLVISSDLPEIIGICDRVIVMRTGLIAGEIRRTAITPLDQEQIMALATGMEQVDA